In Lysobacter luteus, a single window of DNA contains:
- the pstA gene encoding phosphate ABC transporter permease PstA: MTSPAAVADARRQRTANALYRRRRITNAVSLVLACLAAVLGLLFLGWILWTLVAKGLGGIDAALFTQDTPPPMAEGGLRNAFFGSAVMCLMAIGIGTPLGIAAGTWLAEYGAVSRIGTVVRFVNDILLSAPSIVLGLFVYTLLVMQAGGNFSAVAGAVSLAFIVLPVVLRTTDEMLRLVPSQMREAALSLGVPQWKVIVQVMYRSAMPGIVTGILLALARISGETAPLLFTAFGNQYWSADVTGPMASVPVVMYQFAGSPYTSWQDIAWAGALVLTGFVLLISLVARAIVARKRVSHD, translated from the coding sequence ATGACCTCGCCCGCCGCCGTCGCCGACGCGCGCCGCCAGCGCACCGCCAACGCGCTGTACCGCCGGCGCCGCATCACCAACGCGGTGTCGCTGGTGCTCGCCTGCCTGGCGGCCGTCCTTGGCCTGCTGTTCCTGGGCTGGATCCTGTGGACGCTGGTCGCCAAGGGCCTCGGCGGAATCGACGCGGCGCTGTTCACCCAGGACACGCCGCCGCCGATGGCCGAAGGCGGCCTGCGGAATGCCTTCTTCGGCAGCGCGGTGATGTGCCTGATGGCGATCGGCATCGGCACGCCGCTGGGCATCGCCGCCGGCACATGGCTGGCCGAGTACGGCGCCGTCAGCCGCATCGGCACCGTCGTGCGCTTCGTCAACGACATCCTGCTGTCGGCGCCGTCGATCGTGCTGGGCCTGTTCGTCTACACGCTGCTGGTGATGCAGGCCGGCGGCAACTTCTCGGCGGTCGCCGGCGCGGTGTCGCTGGCCTTCATCGTGCTGCCCGTGGTGCTGCGCACCACCGACGAGATGCTGCGGCTGGTGCCCTCGCAGATGCGCGAGGCGGCACTGTCGCTTGGCGTGCCGCAATGGAAGGTCATCGTCCAGGTCATGTACCGCTCGGCCATGCCCGGCATCGTCACCGGCATCCTGCTGGCACTGGCCCGCATTTCCGGCGAGACCGCGCCGCTGCTGTTCACCGCATTCGGCAACCAGTACTGGAGCGCCGACGTGACCGGCCCGATGGCAAGCGTCCCGGTGGTGATGTACCAGTTCGCCGGCAGCCCGTACACGTCCTGGCAGGACATCGCCTGGGCCGGCGCGCTGGTACTGACCGGCTTCGTGCTGCTGATCAGCCTGGTCGCACGCGCCATCGTCGCGCGCAAGCGGGTGAGCCATGACTGA
- the nth gene encoding endonuclease III has translation MPTSRPRRAIRKRAARSRLTRAAITEMFARLKQLNPSPTTELEFSSPYELLVAVTLSAQATDVGVNKATRKLFPVANTPAQIAALGVDRLKPYIATIGLFNTKATNVVAMAEQLLERHEGEVPRDRASLEALPGVGRKTANVVLNTAFGEPTMAVDTHIFRVANRTGLAPGRNVREVEDLLVRVIPDEYLHDAHHWLILHGRYVCKARVPDCPHCAIRDICRYPDKTRGEPVPATTPAS, from the coding sequence ATGCCCACGTCCCGACCCCGCCGCGCCATCAGGAAGCGCGCCGCCCGTTCAAGGCTGACCCGCGCCGCCATCACGGAAATGTTCGCCCGCCTGAAGCAGCTCAACCCCAGCCCGACCACCGAGCTGGAGTTCTCCTCGCCCTACGAGCTGCTGGTCGCGGTGACCTTGTCGGCGCAGGCGACCGACGTCGGCGTCAACAAGGCCACCCGCAAGCTGTTCCCGGTCGCCAACACACCGGCGCAGATCGCCGCGCTCGGCGTCGACCGGCTCAAGCCCTACATCGCCACGATCGGCCTGTTCAATACCAAGGCCACCAACGTGGTGGCGATGGCGGAACAGTTGCTCGAGCGCCACGAGGGCGAAGTGCCACGCGACCGCGCTTCGCTCGAGGCACTGCCCGGCGTCGGACGCAAGACCGCCAACGTGGTGCTCAACACGGCGTTCGGCGAGCCGACGATGGCAGTCGACACCCACATCTTCCGCGTCGCCAACCGCACCGGCCTCGCGCCGGGCCGCAACGTGCGGGAGGTCGAGGACCTGCTGGTGCGGGTGATCCCCGACGAGTACCTGCACGACGCGCACCACTGGCTGATCCTGCACGGCCGCTACGTCTGCAAGGCGCGCGTGCCGGACTGCCCGCACTGCGCCATCCGCGACATCTGCCGATACCCGGACAAGACCCGGGGCGAGCCGGTACCGGCGACCACGCCGGCAAGCTGA
- a CDS encoding sulfurtransferase, with amino-acid sequence MNDSTAPRWQGLVNVEQLASALGRDDLVVLDARVSLADRSAGEAWYRDGHIPGARFADLDRDLSDHDRKGGRHPWPGADAFTARLGHWGITPSHQVVVYDAGDGALAAARAWFLLRALGHRDVAVLDGGWKAWTAQGGPVDTGMPAVAPADYTARFDRSRLLDAEGVQQHLSDGGMLIDARASERFRGEAEPLDRVAGHVPGAVNRPYAENLEDGRFKPAGVLAREFSELLDGRPANEVAVMCGSGVTACHHLLAMEHAGLPGAKLYTGSWSGWLEDPNRPVAR; translated from the coding sequence ATGAACGATTCCACCGCCCCTCGCTGGCAGGGTTTGGTCAACGTCGAACAACTGGCGTCGGCGCTCGGACGCGACGACCTCGTCGTGCTTGATGCACGCGTCTCGTTGGCCGACCGCAGCGCCGGCGAGGCGTGGTACCGGGACGGCCACATCCCCGGCGCGCGGTTTGCCGACCTCGACCGGGACCTTTCCGACCACGACCGCAAGGGCGGTCGACACCCGTGGCCCGGGGCGGACGCCTTCACCGCGCGCCTGGGGCACTGGGGCATCACGCCGTCGCACCAGGTCGTCGTCTACGACGCCGGTGACGGAGCGCTCGCGGCGGCGCGCGCGTGGTTCCTGCTGCGGGCGCTCGGGCATCGCGACGTGGCGGTGCTGGATGGCGGCTGGAAAGCATGGACCGCGCAAGGCGGCCCGGTCGACACCGGCATGCCTGCCGTTGCGCCGGCCGATTACACCGCGCGGTTCGACCGCTCGCGCCTGCTCGACGCCGAGGGCGTGCAGCAGCACCTGTCGGATGGCGGAATGCTGATCGATGCGCGTGCGTCGGAACGTTTCCGTGGCGAGGCCGAGCCGCTCGATCGTGTCGCCGGGCATGTCCCGGGTGCGGTCAATCGTCCGTACGCCGAGAACCTGGAGGACGGGCGGTTCAAGCCGGCCGGGGTACTGGCGCGGGAGTTCAGCGAGCTGCTGGATGGCCGGCCCGCGAACGAGGTGGCGGTGATGTGCGGTTCGGGCGTCACCGCCTGCCACCACCTGCTCGCGATGGAGCACGCCGGCCTGCCGGGAGCGAAGCTGTACACCGGCTCGTGGAGCGGCTGGCTCGAGGACCCCAACCGGCCGGTCGCGCGCTGA
- the pstB gene encoding phosphate ABC transporter ATP-binding protein PstB translates to MNDLIASPIDTRAPVKLAARGLDFHYDRFHALKGINLEIPEKQVTALIGPSGCGKSTLLRVFNRIYALYPKLRASGEVLLDGENILDPKYPMNRLRSKVGMVFQKPVPFPMTIFENVAYGIRHHEKLGKAEMADRVELALRQGALWDEVKDKLGQSALGLSGGQQQRLCIARAVALRPDVLLLDEPTSALDPISTSRIEQLVAELKNEYTIAIVTHNMQQAARVSDFTAFMYLGDLVEHGPTDRIFSAPDKQQTEDYITGRFG, encoded by the coding sequence ATGAACGACCTCATCGCCTCCCCCATCGACACCCGGGCGCCGGTCAAGCTCGCCGCGCGTGGGCTCGACTTCCACTACGACCGGTTCCACGCACTCAAGGGCATCAACCTGGAGATCCCCGAAAAGCAGGTCACCGCGCTGATCGGTCCGTCCGGTTGCGGCAAGTCGACCCTGCTGCGCGTGTTCAACCGGATCTACGCGCTGTACCCCAAGCTGCGTGCCAGCGGCGAGGTGCTGTTGGACGGGGAGAACATCCTCGACCCGAAGTACCCGATGAACCGGCTGCGCAGCAAGGTCGGCATGGTGTTCCAGAAGCCGGTGCCGTTCCCGATGACGATCTTCGAGAACGTCGCCTACGGCATCCGCCACCACGAGAAGCTGGGCAAGGCGGAGATGGCCGACCGGGTCGAGCTGGCGCTGCGCCAGGGCGCGCTGTGGGACGAGGTGAAGGACAAGCTGGGCCAGAGTGCGCTGGGACTGTCGGGTGGCCAGCAGCAGCGCCTGTGCATCGCCCGCGCGGTCGCGCTGCGCCCCGACGTGCTGCTGCTGGACGAGCCGACCTCGGCGCTGGACCCGATCTCCACCAGCCGCATCGAGCAGCTGGTGGCCGAACTCAAGAACGAATACACCATCGCCATCGTCACCCACAACATGCAGCAGGCCGCGCGCGTGTCCGACTTCACCGCCTTCATGTACCTGGGCGACCTGGTCGAACATGGCCCGACCGACCGGATCTTCTCGGCGCCGGACAAGCAGCAGACCGAGGACTACATCACCGGCCGGTTCGGCTAA
- a CDS encoding enoyl-CoA hydratase/isomerase family protein gives MSRVEVVTHGAIVELRLARSPVNALDPALCRDLRAAIDAAVIGEARGIVLSGGPKVFSAGLDVPYLVGLGEDRAALTAAWQAFFAAARAIATCPVPVAAAITGHSPAGGCVLALCCDYRVMAAGDFRIGLNETQVGLVAPEGIQRLMRRVVGTARAERLLVAGELVEAERALRIGLVDELAPPEEVTARAIAWLQHLLALPREAMSHTRRIARADMIEALEPEHIELDRFVEAWYAEGTQAALKALVAKLGK, from the coding sequence TTGAGTCGCGTCGAGGTCGTCACCCACGGCGCGATCGTCGAGCTGAGGCTGGCACGCTCACCGGTCAATGCGCTCGACCCGGCGCTGTGCCGCGACCTGCGCGCCGCGATCGACGCGGCGGTGATTGGTGAGGCCCGAGGCATCGTGCTGTCCGGCGGGCCCAAGGTGTTCTCGGCGGGCCTGGACGTGCCGTACCTGGTCGGACTGGGCGAAGACCGCGCCGCGCTGACCGCCGCGTGGCAGGCGTTCTTCGCCGCCGCGCGCGCGATCGCGACCTGTCCGGTGCCGGTGGCCGCGGCGATCACCGGCCATTCGCCGGCCGGCGGCTGCGTGCTGGCACTGTGCTGCGATTACCGGGTGATGGCCGCCGGCGATTTCCGCATCGGCCTCAACGAGACCCAGGTCGGGCTGGTCGCCCCCGAGGGCATCCAGCGACTGATGCGCCGTGTGGTGGGCACCGCGCGCGCCGAGCGCCTGCTGGTGGCCGGGGAACTGGTCGAAGCCGAGCGCGCCTTGCGGATCGGGCTGGTCGACGAGCTCGCGCCGCCGGAGGAAGTCACCGCGCGCGCCATCGCGTGGTTGCAGCACCTGCTGGCGCTGCCGCGCGAGGCGATGTCGCACACCCGCCGCATTGCCCGGGCCGACATGATCGAGGCGCTGGAACCCGAGCACATCGAGCTGGACCGCTTTGTCGAGGCCTGGTACGCCGAGGGCACCCAGGCCGCGTTGAAGGCGCTGGTCGCGAAGCTGGGGAAATAG
- a CDS encoding OprO/OprP family phosphate-selective porin has protein sequence MKITPNRLAAALMLASIAPLAHAGVPIDTIGGSEISFEGLVQADSSWYDSDLADLDGDAGDGNDHDHELRRAELVLKGKGPGNVDWVVGYDAKGDKWLDVNVGYDFGGGHGLTVGQFKQPNSLEELSSTKNNDFISKAMTTNTFAVSRRLGAAYGYSADDWSITASSFGRELTSGGAHGAGYGLRGTFAPIHDDASILHLGLSYVDQDTDADTLRLRTRPQADLAGVRLVDTGTLLDTDRVATTGVESFWAHGPLKLQGEYMHASVSRHDNADYTATGGYLSAVYNLTGESWGYKSGTPGTAKPADPARGMWQVGLRYDTIDLDDGTVEGGRMDAMTAGVNWYWRKNFKFALNYVQVDSERQGLSDDPDIIETRLQFFW, from the coding sequence ATGAAAATCACACCAAACCGTCTTGCGGCCGCGCTCATGCTGGCCAGCATCGCGCCACTCGCCCATGCCGGTGTCCCGATCGACACCATCGGTGGTTCCGAAATCAGTTTCGAAGGCCTGGTCCAGGCCGACAGCAGCTGGTACGACAGTGACCTTGCCGACCTCGACGGCGATGCCGGCGATGGCAACGACCATGACCACGAACTGCGCCGCGCCGAGCTGGTACTCAAGGGCAAGGGGCCCGGCAACGTGGACTGGGTGGTGGGCTACGACGCCAAGGGCGACAAGTGGCTGGACGTCAACGTCGGCTACGACTTCGGTGGTGGCCACGGCCTGACGGTCGGCCAGTTCAAGCAGCCCAACAGCCTGGAGGAGCTGTCGTCGACCAAGAACAACGACTTCATCTCCAAGGCGATGACCACCAACACCTTCGCCGTGTCGCGCCGGCTCGGTGCCGCCTATGGCTACTCGGCCGACGACTGGAGCATCACTGCAAGCAGCTTCGGCCGCGAATTGACCAGCGGCGGTGCGCACGGCGCGGGCTACGGCCTGCGCGGGACATTCGCCCCCATCCACGACGACGCCAGCATCCTGCACCTGGGCCTGTCGTACGTCGACCAGGACACTGACGCCGATACCCTGCGGCTGCGTACCCGCCCGCAGGCCGACCTGGCCGGCGTGAGGCTGGTCGATACCGGCACACTGCTCGACACCGACCGCGTGGCCACCACCGGCGTCGAGAGTTTCTGGGCGCATGGCCCGTTGAAACTGCAGGGCGAGTACATGCATGCCTCCGTCAGCAGGCACGACAACGCTGACTACACCGCCACCGGCGGCTACCTCAGCGCCGTCTACAACCTGACCGGCGAGTCGTGGGGCTACAAGTCCGGCACCCCCGGCACCGCCAAGCCGGCCGATCCGGCCCGCGGCATGTGGCAGGTGGGCCTGCGCTACGACACCATCGACCTGGACGACGGCACCGTTGAAGGCGGCCGGATGGACGCGATGACCGCGGGCGTGAACTGGTACTGGCGCAAGAACTTCAAGTTCGCGCTCAACTACGTGCAGGTCGACAGCGAGCGCCAGGGCCTCAGCGACGACCCGGACATCATCGAGACACGGCTCCAGTTCTTCTGGTAG
- a CDS encoding DUF4139 domain-containing protein: MHRSLSLLAVACALAACSSDAPAPAGSPEVPAATPVEPPRGSEDESAGTTRLTIYSGDYAALAGVDRAQPGMPGYALVERPLHYSLKEGLNTVSATGVPPAIDAEAAVLRAQSAAVGIESQRYIAPLSGSADVTSQVLGQRITVEHTAGGAKQTDTGVLVAAGDGLTLALGDGRIKVIREYNSFSVVDGTRLLPQRAELQWTVRASGGGDADFVLSYPMGGLAWRAEYLATIAAGDNCQLSLDGAAMVANRAGVTFSDASLTLVAGEPNRVQPERRYMARGYAEDAVAAAPAPQIAVRRASGEYHAYDVPGTTAVRAGSTERVPLFARVDAVACKRAYVVDAGGPDWEPPRPLIDPGFRGETGDLPVKSAVSIQNTKEANLGQPLPAGRARIFQGSDFLGESTLGHTPAGAELRFEVGTAFDLTARRENTGFNVDRGGRTITESFALTLANAKDTDATISVIEPLPRWSDWEVVSSSVPAERRDARHAEFTVAVPAGGETRLTYTVRYRWPDGVTP, encoded by the coding sequence ATGCATCGTTCGCTGTCGTTGCTTGCCGTCGCCTGCGCGCTGGCCGCCTGCTCATCCGACGCGCCCGCCCCCGCCGGCAGCCCGGAGGTTCCCGCGGCAACGCCGGTCGAACCGCCGCGCGGCAGCGAAGACGAGTCCGCCGGCACCACCCGGCTGACGATCTACAGCGGCGACTACGCGGCACTGGCCGGCGTCGACCGGGCGCAACCCGGGATGCCCGGCTACGCGCTGGTCGAGCGGCCACTGCACTACTCGCTGAAGGAAGGCCTCAACACGGTGTCCGCCACCGGCGTGCCGCCGGCGATCGACGCCGAAGCGGCCGTGCTGCGCGCGCAGTCGGCCGCCGTCGGTATCGAATCACAACGCTACATCGCACCGCTGTCCGGCAGCGCCGACGTCACCTCGCAGGTGCTCGGCCAGCGCATCACGGTCGAGCACACCGCCGGCGGCGCCAAGCAGACCGACACCGGCGTGCTGGTCGCCGCGGGCGATGGCCTGACCCTTGCGCTGGGCGACGGACGCATCAAGGTCATCCGCGAGTACAACAGCTTCAGCGTGGTCGACGGCACCCGGTTGCTGCCGCAGCGCGCCGAACTGCAGTGGACCGTTCGGGCCAGCGGCGGCGGCGACGCCGACTTCGTGCTGAGCTACCCGATGGGCGGCCTGGCCTGGCGGGCCGAGTACCTCGCCACGATCGCCGCAGGCGACAACTGCCAGCTGTCGCTCGACGGCGCCGCGATGGTGGCCAACCGTGCCGGCGTGACCTTCTCCGACGCCAGCCTGACGCTGGTGGCAGGCGAGCCCAACCGGGTCCAGCCCGAGCGCCGCTACATGGCCCGCGGCTATGCCGAGGACGCCGTGGCGGCCGCACCGGCGCCGCAGATAGCGGTCCGGCGCGCGTCGGGCGAGTACCACGCCTACGACGTGCCGGGCACCACTGCGGTGCGGGCCGGCTCGACCGAGCGCGTGCCGCTGTTCGCCCGCGTCGACGCGGTCGCGTGCAAGCGCGCCTACGTGGTCGATGCCGGCGGACCGGACTGGGAACCGCCGCGTCCGCTCATCGACCCGGGCTTCCGCGGTGAAACCGGCGACCTGCCGGTCAAGTCGGCGGTGTCGATCCAGAACACGAAGGAAGCCAACCTGGGCCAGCCTCTGCCTGCCGGGCGGGCACGCATCTTCCAGGGGAGCGATTTCCTGGGCGAGTCCACGCTGGGCCACACGCCCGCGGGCGCGGAGCTGCGGTTCGAGGTCGGCACCGCGTTCGACCTCACGGCCCGGCGCGAGAACACCGGCTTCAACGTCGACCGTGGTGGCCGCACGATCACCGAGTCGTTCGCGCTTACCCTGGCCAACGCCAAGGACACCGACGCCACCATCAGCGTGATCGAACCGCTGCCGCGCTGGAGCGACTGGGAAGTGGTGTCCAGCAGCGTGCCGGCCGAGCGCCGCGACGCGCGCCATGCCGAGTTCACCGTGGCGGTCCCGGCCGGTGGCGAGACCCGCCTGACCTATACGGTGCGCTACCGCTGGCCGGACGGGGTGACCCCTTGA
- the pstC gene encoding phosphate ABC transporter permease subunit PstC, with amino-acid sequence MNAIALPASRDHKDARNDRMFRYVLVATVVFVLLALTGAALSMLWGGRQALEASGLDFFFSADWNPVENRYGALVPIYGTVVTAIIAMVIAIPVSFGIAFFLTEVAPRWLRGPVGTAIELLAGIPSIIYGMWGLFVLVPVMTRYVTPWANEHLGTLPVIGPLFQGPPIGIGMLTAGIVLAIMVVPFISSVMREVFLTVPTRLKESAYALGSTRWEVSWDIVLPYTRSAVIGGIFLGLGRALGETMAVAFVIGNSTRFTASLLEPGTTIAALIANDFGEATETYRSALLLLGFVLFIVTFIVLAIARLMLGHLSRKEGNR; translated from the coding sequence ATGAATGCCATCGCCCTCCCCGCCTCGCGCGACCACAAGGACGCCCGCAATGACCGGATGTTCCGGTACGTGCTGGTCGCCACCGTGGTGTTCGTGCTGCTGGCGCTCACCGGCGCGGCGCTGTCGATGCTCTGGGGTGGCCGCCAGGCGCTGGAGGCTTCGGGCCTCGACTTCTTCTTCAGCGCCGACTGGAACCCGGTCGAGAACCGGTACGGCGCGCTGGTGCCGATCTACGGCACCGTGGTCACCGCGATCATCGCGATGGTCATCGCAATCCCGGTGAGCTTCGGCATCGCCTTCTTCCTGACCGAGGTTGCACCGCGCTGGCTGCGTGGCCCGGTCGGCACCGCGATCGAGCTGCTCGCGGGCATTCCTTCGATCATCTACGGCATGTGGGGCCTGTTCGTGCTGGTGCCGGTGATGACCAGGTACGTCACGCCGTGGGCCAACGAGCACCTGGGCACGCTGCCGGTAATCGGCCCGCTGTTCCAGGGCCCACCGATCGGCATCGGCATGCTCACGGCCGGCATCGTGCTGGCGATCATGGTGGTGCCCTTCATCTCGTCGGTGATGCGCGAGGTGTTCCTGACGGTGCCGACCCGGCTCAAGGAGTCGGCCTATGCGCTGGGCTCCACCCGATGGGAAGTGAGCTGGGACATCGTGCTGCCCTACACCCGCTCGGCGGTGATCGGCGGCATCTTCCTCGGCCTCGGCCGTGCGCTGGGCGAGACCATGGCGGTCGCGTTCGTGATCGGCAATTCGACCCGCTTCACCGCATCGCTGCTCGAGCCGGGCACCACCATCGCCGCACTGATCGCCAACGACTTTGGCGAAGCGACGGAGACCTACCGTTCGGCGCTGCTGCTGCTGGGCTTCGTGCTCTTCATCGTGACGTTCATCGTGCTGGCGATCGCCCGGCTGATGCTGGGCCACCTGTCGCGCAAGGAGGGCAACCGATGA
- a CDS encoding FKBP-type peptidyl-prolyl cis-trans isomerase N-terminal domain-containing protein, translated as MKLRLIAVAVAALTLTAGHAVAQDTSSEKGKLSYALGYDLGRNAGESGEALDVNTIIKGLQDGYAKKDPSVPVDQLRVAVENMQKRQQAKAKAAWDKASAENKTRSDAFIAQNKAKAGVKSLPSGVQYRVIENGSGAKPTQASTVQLEVAGPFPWGQRGENAQARAMPPLKVSEVEMPAMREALLQMQAGSKWEITLAPEQAYGADPRTGVPPNMAVQFEVKLVSIK; from the coding sequence ATGAAGTTGCGTTTGATTGCGGTCGCCGTTGCGGCCCTGACCCTCACCGCGGGCCACGCCGTAGCGCAGGACACGTCGTCCGAGAAGGGCAAGCTGAGCTACGCGCTCGGTTATGACCTCGGCCGCAATGCCGGCGAAAGCGGCGAAGCGCTCGACGTGAACACCATCATCAAGGGCCTGCAGGACGGTTACGCCAAGAAGGACCCGTCCGTGCCCGTCGACCAGCTGCGCGTCGCGGTCGAGAACATGCAGAAGCGCCAGCAGGCCAAGGCCAAGGCGGCATGGGACAAGGCTTCGGCCGAGAACAAGACCCGCAGCGACGCGTTCATCGCGCAGAACAAGGCCAAGGCCGGCGTGAAGTCGCTGCCCAGCGGCGTGCAGTACCGCGTGATCGAGAACGGCAGCGGCGCCAAGCCGACCCAGGCCAGCACCGTCCAGCTCGAGGTCGCCGGTCCGTTCCCGTGGGGCCAGCGTGGCGAGAACGCCCAGGCCCGCGCCATGCCGCCGCTGAAGGTGAGCGAGGTCGAGATGCCCGCGATGCGCGAGGCGCTGCTGCAGATGCAGGCCGGCTCCAAGTGGGAGATCACCCTGGCTCCCGAGCAGGCCTATGGCGCCGACCCGCGCACCGGCGTCCCGCCGAACATGGCCGTGCAGTTCGAGGTCAAGCTGGTCAGCATCAAGTGA
- the pstS gene encoding phosphate ABC transporter substrate-binding protein PstS has translation MNTTPAGFNLRTAALSVALAFAVAACGGNDSTPAADAGGSAPGASTEAGDQVSAQITGAGATFIFPLISKWSADYNAATGHKVNYQSIGSGGGIAQIKAGTVDFGSSDAPLSSEELAEAGLLQFPSVIGGVVPVVNVKGIEAGELKLTGPLLADIYLGKVKTWNDPAIAAVNPGVELPAGKINLVQRSDGSGTTFNFTNYLTKVSPAWADAVGEGKSVQWPDGVGGKGNEGVASYVQQIDGSIGYVELAYALQNKMAYAMLQNAAGNFVAPSAEAFAAAAATADWTSVQDFNLVITNAPGEQAWPITATNFILMYEQPKDAKRSADARAFFEWALENGQQQAASLDYVPLPPELVGQIEQYWAAEFKGATAQ, from the coding sequence ATGAACACCACGCCGGCCGGCTTCAACCTCCGCACCGCCGCCCTGTCCGTTGCCCTCGCGTTCGCCGTCGCCGCTTGCGGTGGCAACGATTCCACGCCCGCCGCCGATGCCGGCGGTTCCGCCCCGGGGGCCAGCACCGAGGCGGGCGACCAGGTCTCCGCGCAGATCACCGGTGCCGGCGCGACCTTCATCTTCCCGCTGATCTCCAAGTGGTCCGCCGACTACAACGCCGCCACCGGCCACAAGGTCAACTACCAGTCGATCGGTTCGGGCGGCGGCATCGCCCAGATCAAGGCCGGCACCGTCGACTTCGGTTCGTCCGACGCGCCGCTGTCGAGCGAGGAGCTGGCCGAGGCCGGCCTGCTGCAGTTCCCGTCGGTCATCGGCGGCGTGGTGCCGGTGGTCAACGTCAAGGGCATCGAAGCCGGCGAGCTGAAGCTTACCGGCCCGCTGCTGGCCGACATCTACCTGGGCAAGGTCAAGACCTGGAACGACCCGGCCATCGCCGCGGTCAACCCGGGTGTCGAGCTGCCCGCCGGCAAGATCAACCTGGTGCAGCGTTCGGACGGCTCGGGCACCACCTTCAACTTCACCAACTACCTGACCAAGGTCAGCCCGGCGTGGGCGGACGCGGTCGGCGAAGGCAAGTCGGTGCAGTGGCCCGACGGCGTGGGCGGCAAGGGCAACGAGGGCGTGGCCTCCTACGTGCAGCAGATCGACGGCTCGATCGGCTATGTCGAGCTGGCTTACGCGCTGCAGAACAAGATGGCCTACGCGATGCTGCAGAACGCGGCCGGCAACTTCGTCGCGCCAAGCGCCGAGGCATTCGCCGCCGCCGCCGCGACCGCCGACTGGACCAGCGTGCAGGACTTCAACCTGGTCATCACCAACGCGCCGGGCGAGCAGGCGTGGCCGATCACCGCCACCAACTTCATCCTGATGTACGAGCAGCCCAAGGACGCCAAGCGCAGCGCCGATGCGCGTGCGTTCTTCGAGTGGGCGCTGGAAAACGGCCAGCAGCAGGCTGCGTCGCTCGACTACGTGCCGCTGCCGCCGGAGCTGGTCGGCCAGATCGAGCAGTACTGGGCCGCCGAGTTCAAGGGCGCCACCGCGCAGTAA
- a CDS encoding enoyl-CoA hydratase/isomerase family protein: MSDTHAATPVAIADRGAVRVITVDRPDKLNALNAATLDALHQAFDAAAADDAVRCVVLTGSGSRAFVAGADISEMNTLTPVQGRDFSLRGQRLMRRIEKMPKPVVAMINGFALGGGLELAMGCHLRIAADSAKLGQPEVNLGLIPGFGGTQRLLRLAGRAATLELCLVGTPVDAARARELGIVNRVVPAADLETETMKLANQLAESAPLALRGVLDCVNVGGECAIEEGLEYETAQFGLMFSTDDMREGTGAFLERRKPAFAGR, from the coding sequence ATGTCCGACACCCATGCCGCCACACCGGTGGCCATTGCCGACCGCGGCGCCGTCCGCGTCATCACCGTCGATCGCCCGGACAAGCTGAACGCGCTGAACGCGGCCACCCTCGATGCACTCCACCAGGCGTTCGACGCCGCCGCGGCCGATGACGCCGTGCGTTGCGTGGTGCTGACCGGGTCGGGGTCGCGGGCCTTCGTCGCGGGTGCGGACATCAGCGAGATGAACACGCTCACGCCGGTCCAGGGCCGCGATTTCTCGCTGCGCGGGCAGCGGCTGATGCGCCGCATCGAGAAGATGCCCAAGCCGGTGGTCGCGATGATCAACGGTTTCGCGCTCGGTGGCGGGCTGGAGCTTGCGATGGGATGCCACCTGCGGATCGCCGCCGACAGCGCCAAGTTGGGCCAGCCCGAGGTCAACCTGGGGCTGATCCCCGGTTTTGGTGGCACCCAGCGCCTGCTGCGCCTGGCCGGCCGGGCCGCCACCCTGGAGCTGTGCCTGGTCGGCACCCCGGTGGACGCGGCGCGGGCGCGCGAGCTGGGCATCGTCAACCGGGTGGTACCGGCCGCCGATCTGGAAACCGAAACCATGAAGCTGGCCAACCAGCTGGCCGAGTCCGCGCCGCTGGCACTGCGCGGCGTGCTGGACTGCGTCAACGTCGGCGGCGAGTGCGCGATCGAGGAGGGCCTGGAGTACGAGACCGCGCAGTTCGGGCTCATGTTCTCGACCGATGACATGCGCGAAGGCACCGGCGCGTTCCTGGAACGTCGCAAGCCGGCTTTCGCCGGGCGCTGA